One window from the genome of Haloprofundus halobius encodes:
- a CDS encoding ABC transporter permease, whose protein sequence is MSTETKSEGALYSRIDDLWTAVRDQFAFLRQDPLAFGGMIVVGTFVFLGLFGPWLAPHDPIEHTVRSDGGSVLRLAAPSADAFFGTTSYGKDVLSQFLAGARPTLIVGLFGGLGTGAIGFAIGVVSGYYGGWVDELLMRLTDLTFSLPFMPMALLLLTFVTPNIWLITAIIAAFLWKMPARVVRSEVLSVRERTFVKSARASGASDLRTMLYHVAPNVLPIGFLYTAYGVAWAIAAQASLAFLGFGDPTMTSWGRMLRQVFASGNMRVAWWWVLPPAIGIAAITTSVFLIGRAYEEVINPEIQTDQ, encoded by the coding sequence GTGAGCACCGAAACGAAATCCGAGGGAGCGCTGTACAGTCGCATCGACGACCTGTGGACGGCCGTCCGCGACCAGTTCGCGTTCTTGCGGCAAGATCCTCTGGCGTTCGGCGGGATGATCGTCGTCGGGACGTTCGTGTTCCTCGGACTGTTCGGGCCGTGGCTGGCCCCCCACGATCCGATCGAGCACACCGTCCGCAGCGACGGCGGTTCCGTCCTCCGGCTCGCCGCTCCGAGCGCGGATGCGTTCTTCGGGACGACGTCCTACGGGAAAGACGTGCTGAGCCAGTTCCTCGCCGGCGCGCGGCCGACGCTCATCGTCGGCCTGTTCGGCGGGCTGGGCACGGGCGCCATCGGCTTCGCAATCGGCGTCGTCAGTGGCTACTACGGCGGCTGGGTCGACGAGCTGCTGATGCGGCTGACCGACCTGACGTTCTCGCTGCCGTTCATGCCGATGGCGCTGCTGTTGCTGACGTTCGTGACGCCGAACATCTGGCTAATCACGGCGATCATCGCCGCCTTCCTCTGGAAGATGCCGGCCCGTGTCGTCCGCTCGGAGGTGCTGTCGGTTCGCGAGCGGACGTTCGTCAAGTCCGCACGGGCCAGCGGCGCGAGCGACCTGCGGACGATGCTGTACCACGTCGCGCCGAACGTGCTGCCGATCGGGTTCCTCTACACCGCCTACGGCGTCGCGTGGGCGATCGCCGCGCAGGCGAGCCTCGCGTTCCTCGGCTTCGGCGATCCGACGATGACCAGCTGGGGCCGGATGCTCCGGCAGGTGTTCGCCTCCGGCAACATGCGCGTCGCGTGGTGGTGGGTACTCCCGCCCGCGATCGGTATCGCCGCGATAACCACCTCGGTGTTCCTCATCGGCCGCGCCTACGAGGAAGTCATCAACCCCGAAATCCAGACAGACCAATGA
- a CDS encoding ABC transporter ATP-binding protein: MSVLEVDDLKVTYKTDDEPVHAVNDVSFTIEKGVNYGLAGESGSGKSTVAEALLGLLPGNGTIERGTIEFDGTDLTSLSEAERRDILWEDIAYIPQSAMDSLDPVMSTGDQIAQAIHAHRNVTDAKARDRVYELFEMVGLDPERIDDYPHEFSGGMRQRVTIAMALALEPDLIIADEPTTGLDVIVQDKIIDKILEIQERTDSSLLLITHEIGVIAETCDELSILYGGKVMEQGSVDNVLVNPTNPYTMGLKNSFPEIDEEDGDPVAIPGSPPNLNGETTACVFQDRCPFATDECGESHPELVDLPNRNHRSACHRVKEAAQMRQVADDPETWDIPDDSDGSSERGEVILETENLEKHYKQSQPLLNKFRGEDPDRVKAVDGVSLSVRRSEVLGVAGESGCGKSTLGETMALLENPTGGDLTFDGEPYEYYQDGNLQEFRRKVQIVFQDPFDSLNPRQTVRKLAGEPLTIHDYRTDEKERAIVETLEKVGLTPAETFLDKYPHELSGGQRQRVAVAKALVLDPDFLICDEPASMLDVSLKVNLLNLLRGLADAEDIGIVYISHDLASLVQVSDRLAIMYLGRVIEEGEVDAVATAPEHPYTASLLSAAPEKDPTTDRTRVLLEGEPPDPVDLPSGCAFAPRCPKAEESCREAEPTIDETGDESHRAACYFPESESGPAASDAPAPDDDEFPASANTDSVGD, translated from the coding sequence ATGAGCGTACTCGAAGTCGACGACCTGAAAGTCACGTACAAAACCGACGACGAACCGGTCCACGCCGTCAACGATGTCTCCTTTACCATTGAGAAGGGCGTCAACTACGGACTCGCCGGCGAGTCCGGTTCCGGCAAGTCCACCGTCGCGGAGGCGCTGCTGGGCCTGCTCCCGGGCAACGGCACTATCGAGCGCGGGACCATCGAGTTCGACGGGACGGACCTCACGTCTCTCTCAGAGGCCGAGCGCCGAGATATCCTCTGGGAGGACATCGCCTACATCCCCCAGAGCGCGATGGACTCGCTTGATCCAGTAATGTCGACCGGCGATCAGATCGCGCAGGCGATCCACGCCCACCGGAACGTCACGGACGCCAAGGCCCGCGACCGCGTCTATGAACTGTTCGAGATGGTCGGCCTAGACCCCGAACGGATCGACGACTATCCCCACGAGTTCTCCGGCGGGATGCGCCAGCGGGTCACCATCGCAATGGCGCTGGCTCTCGAGCCGGACCTCATCATCGCCGACGAGCCGACGACTGGGCTGGACGTGATCGTCCAAGACAAGATCATCGACAAAATCCTCGAGATTCAGGAGCGGACGGACAGCTCGCTGCTGTTGATCACCCACGAGATCGGCGTCATCGCCGAGACCTGCGACGAGCTTTCGATTCTCTACGGCGGGAAGGTCATGGAACAGGGCAGCGTCGACAACGTGCTGGTCAATCCCACGAATCCGTACACGATGGGGCTGAAAAACTCCTTCCCGGAGATCGACGAGGAGGATGGGGATCCCGTTGCGATTCCCGGATCGCCGCCGAACCTGAACGGGGAGACGACAGCCTGCGTGTTTCAGGACCGCTGTCCGTTCGCCACCGACGAGTGCGGGGAGTCCCACCCGGAACTCGTGGATCTCCCCAACCGAAACCACCGGTCGGCCTGCCACCGCGTCAAGGAGGCCGCGCAAATGCGGCAGGTGGCCGACGACCCGGAGACGTGGGACATCCCCGACGACAGCGACGGCAGCTCCGAGCGCGGCGAGGTCATCCTCGAGACCGAGAACCTCGAGAAACACTACAAGCAGAGCCAGCCGCTGCTGAACAAGTTCCGTGGCGAGGACCCCGACCGCGTGAAGGCGGTCGACGGCGTCTCACTGTCGGTCCGCCGGTCGGAGGTGCTCGGGGTCGCTGGCGAGAGCGGCTGCGGAAAGTCGACGCTGGGTGAGACGATGGCACTGCTCGAGAACCCGACCGGCGGCGACCTGACGTTCGACGGCGAGCCGTACGAGTACTACCAGGACGGCAACCTCCAGGAGTTCCGACGGAAGGTCCAGATCGTTTTCCAGGACCCCTTCGACTCGCTGAACCCGCGGCAGACGGTCCGTAAACTCGCCGGCGAGCCGCTGACGATCCACGACTACCGAACCGACGAGAAGGAGCGGGCCATCGTCGAGACGCTCGAGAAGGTGGGGTTGACTCCCGCCGAGACGTTCCTCGACAAGTACCCGCACGAGCTCTCTGGCGGCCAGCGCCAGCGCGTGGCGGTCGCCAAGGCGCTGGTACTCGATCCGGACTTCCTGATCTGCGACGAGCCGGCGTCGATGCTGGACGTCTCGCTAAAGGTCAACCTACTGAACCTGCTGCGGGGGCTGGCCGACGCCGAGGACATCGGCATCGTCTACATCTCCCACGACCTCGCGAGCCTGGTGCAGGTGTCCGATCGACTGGCCATCATGTACCTCGGCCGCGTTATCGAGGAGGGCGAGGTCGACGCCGTCGCGACCGCGCCTGAACACCCCTACACCGCGTCGCTGCTGTCGGCCGCGCCCGAGAAGGATCCGACTACAGACCGGACGCGCGTCCTGCTGGAGGGAGAGCCGCCGGATCCGGTCGATCTCCCCTCCGGCTGTGCGTTCGCCCCGCGGTGTCCGAAAGCGGAGGAATCGTGCCGGGAGGCCGAGCCGACCATCGACGAGACCGGCGACGAGAGCCACCGGGCGGCGTGTTACTTCCCGGAGAGCGAAAGCGGGCCGGCCGCCTCGGACGCGCCCGCGCCGGACGACGACGAGTTCCCGGCGTCCGCGAACACCGACTCGGTGGGCGACTGA